The following proteins are co-located in the Rhodococcus opacus B4 genome:
- a CDS encoding DUF3039 domain-containing protein, whose translation MSTQTKERPDVTTDESTDDDTPKFFHYVKKNKIAESAVMGTHVVALCGEVFPVTKSAKPGSPVCPDCKKIYDGLRKGD comes from the coding sequence GTGAGCACTCAAACCAAGGAACGGCCCGACGTCACCACCGACGAGTCGACCGATGACGACACTCCCAAGTTCTTCCACTACGTGAAGAAGAACAAGATCGCGGAGAGCGCCGTCATGGGCACTCACGTCGTCGCGTTGTGCGGCGAGGTGTTTCCGGTGACGAAATCCGCGAAGCCGGGATCGCCGGTCTGTCCCGACTGCAAGAAGATCTACGACGGATTGCGCAAGGGCGACTGA
- the galE gene encoding UDP-glucose 4-epimerase GalE, whose translation MKLLVTGGAGYVGSVCSTVLLERGHEVVVIDDLSTGNADAVPLGAEFIDGDVGEVAADVLGTSGTPRFDGVLHFAAQSLVGESVQYPEKYWRGNVVTTLELLEAMRHSGTQKLVFSSTAATYGEPEHSPITEADPTRPTNPYGATKLAIDHAITSYSVAHSLAATSLRYFNVAGAYKSAGENRVVETHLIPLVLQVALGQREKISIFGTDWPTPDGTAIRDYIHVLDLAEAHVLALESSIEGRHRIYNLGSGAGFSVREVISACARVTGLPIAVEDAPRRAGDPAVLVASSDRAIAELGWRPEHTDLDEIVADAWTYLQELGDRSHAARR comes from the coding sequence ATGAAACTTCTGGTCACCGGCGGCGCCGGCTATGTCGGCAGCGTCTGCAGCACGGTCCTGCTCGAACGAGGACATGAGGTCGTTGTCATCGACGACCTGTCGACGGGTAACGCCGACGCGGTGCCGCTCGGGGCCGAGTTCATCGACGGCGACGTCGGGGAGGTGGCCGCGGACGTGCTCGGCACGAGCGGCACCCCCCGATTCGACGGGGTCCTGCACTTCGCGGCGCAGTCGCTCGTCGGCGAGTCGGTCCAGTACCCGGAGAAGTACTGGCGCGGCAACGTCGTCACCACACTCGAACTCCTGGAGGCCATGCGGCATTCGGGGACGCAGAAACTCGTGTTCTCGTCGACGGCTGCGACGTACGGCGAACCCGAGCACTCGCCGATCACGGAGGCCGATCCGACGCGTCCCACCAATCCGTACGGGGCGACGAAACTCGCGATCGACCATGCCATCACCTCCTACTCGGTGGCGCACTCGCTCGCGGCGACCAGCCTGCGGTATTTCAACGTCGCGGGAGCGTACAAGTCGGCGGGCGAGAACCGGGTCGTCGAAACACATTTGATTCCTCTCGTGCTCCAGGTGGCGCTCGGCCAGCGGGAGAAGATCTCGATCTTCGGAACCGACTGGCCGACCCCGGACGGAACGGCGATCCGCGACTACATCCACGTGCTCGACCTCGCCGAGGCGCACGTGCTGGCCCTGGAATCGTCGATCGAGGGCAGGCACCGCATCTACAATCTCGGTAGCGGCGCGGGTTTCAGTGTGCGCGAAGTCATCTCGGCGTGCGCACGGGTCACCGGGCTCCCCATCGCGGTCGAGGACGCACCTCGCCGGGCAGGCGATCCCGCCGTGCTCGTCGCGTCGAGCGACCGTGCGATCGCGGAACTCGGGTGGCGGCCGGAACACACGGACCTCGACGAGATCGTCGCCGACGCCTGGACCTACCTGCAGGAGCTGGGCGACCGGTCGCACGCGGCACGTCGCTGA
- a CDS encoding sigma-70 family RNA polymerase sigma factor — MTSPSTTTRIRPSAADLDAQSPAADLVRVYLNGIGRTALLTAADEVELSKRIEAGLYAAHILETGKRLSPAKKRDLATVVREGQSARAHLLEANLRLVVSLAKRYTGRGMPLLDLIQEGNLGLIRAMEKFDYAKGFKFSTYATWWIRQAITRGMADQSRTIRLPVHLVEQVNKLARIKRELHQQLGREATDDELAEESGIPAHKIADLLDHSRDPVSLDMPVGNDEEAPLGDFIEDSEATSAENAVIAGLLHSDVRTVLATLDEREQQVIRLRYGLDDGQPRTLDQIGKLFGLSRERVRQIEREVMGKLRQGDRAERLRSYAS; from the coding sequence ATGACAAGCCCCAGCACCACTACTCGCATTCGCCCCAGCGCTGCCGATCTGGATGCCCAGAGCCCCGCTGCCGACCTGGTCCGCGTCTACCTGAACGGAATCGGCCGCACAGCCCTGCTGACGGCCGCAGACGAGGTGGAACTGTCCAAGCGAATCGAGGCTGGGCTGTACGCCGCGCACATCCTGGAGACCGGGAAGCGCCTCTCCCCCGCCAAGAAGCGCGACCTCGCGACGGTCGTCCGGGAAGGACAGTCCGCGCGCGCACACCTCCTCGAGGCCAACCTGCGGCTCGTCGTGTCGCTCGCGAAGCGGTACACCGGGCGCGGCATGCCCCTGCTGGACCTCATCCAGGAGGGCAACCTCGGCCTGATCCGCGCGATGGAGAAGTTCGACTACGCGAAGGGGTTCAAGTTCTCGACGTACGCCACCTGGTGGATTCGTCAGGCGATCACCCGAGGCATGGCCGATCAGAGCCGCACGATCCGGCTCCCAGTGCACCTCGTGGAGCAGGTCAACAAGTTGGCCCGCATCAAGCGCGAGCTGCATCAGCAACTCGGGCGGGAGGCGACCGACGACGAACTGGCCGAAGAGTCCGGTATCCCGGCGCACAAGATCGCCGATCTCCTCGACCACAGCCGCGACCCGGTGAGCCTCGACATGCCGGTCGGCAACGACGAGGAGGCCCCGCTGGGCGACTTCATCGAGGATTCCGAGGCCACCTCCGCGGAGAACGCCGTGATCGCCGGTCTCCTGCACAGCGATGTGCGGACCGTGCTCGCCACCCTCGACGAACGTGAGCAGCAGGTCATCCGACTGCGTTACGGACTCGACGACGGTCAGCCGCGCACCCTCGACCAGATCGGCAAGCTCTTCGGGCTCTCCCGCGAGCGTGTCCGTCAGATCGAGCGCGAGGTGATGGGCAAGCTGCGTCAGGGCGACCGCGCCGAGCGGCTGCGCTCCTACGCCAGCTGA
- a CDS encoding GNAT family N-acetyltransferase — translation MTEQATGKPDPAHDYPRHWVADVLAADGGAVALRPIVPEDADKLVAFHSKLSERTRYLRYFGPYPTMSQRDVVHFTTVDHHDRVAFVVVLGDEIIAVGRYERLTGEGDGKSAEVAFVVADAHQGRGLGPILLEHLAAAAAESGLTMFVAEVLAENRNMVTVFREAGYQVSRSFEGGVLRLEFAIDPTEAMVSVRNSRERAAEARSMRNVLSPRSVAVIGASTDRAKVGNAVLTNLLRAGFTGPVYPVNAEHRSVHGVRAYPTVRDIPDEVDLAVVAVPAESINAVLDDCLDKGVKALVVVSSGFSETGMDGRQSERRLVHAARAHGMRLIGPNALGVANNDRDVSLNATLAPVLPSPGNVGFFCQSGALGIAILDEAARSRIGLSAFVSAGNRADVSGNDLLQYWDSDPATEVVLLYLESFGNPRKFSRIARRVARNKPIVAVKSGRHAVPPALAASGGEMDDSIVRALFEQAGVVQVGSISQLFDCALLFGYQPLPAGPRLAVVGNSTALGVLAADAARSEGLQVGDPVDLGPQAGPEEFASAVRTALASFDVDSVIAVFVPPVAVPAEPYAQALREAVRDADKPVLTTFLAAEGVPDVLAVRGEDGHPTRGSVPSYPGPERAALALARAWRYSAWKSKPSSKVVRPNGIDPERAKAMVDGWLSTSSGRWLSDFEASQLLACYGVDVVEFRSATTEEEAVQAAEELGYPVAVKATGEQWRHRPDLGGVRLDLVGPDSVRWAYRDLAAASGEPLLHVQRMATKGIGCVVGVQDDPSFGSLISFGLAGVISDLLGDRAYRVLPLTEDAAAELIDAPKAAPLLSGYRSAVPVNKSALVDLVQRISALADDLPEVRELACEPVLASAEGALVTDSRVRIGPEPSVADLGPRRLR, via the coding sequence GTGACTGAGCAGGCGACCGGGAAACCCGACCCCGCGCACGACTACCCGCGGCACTGGGTCGCCGACGTGCTCGCGGCGGACGGCGGGGCGGTCGCGCTGCGGCCGATCGTGCCCGAGGACGCCGACAAACTCGTCGCGTTCCACTCCAAGCTGTCCGAGCGCACCCGCTATCTGCGTTATTTCGGTCCCTACCCGACCATGTCGCAACGCGATGTCGTGCACTTCACCACGGTCGACCACCACGACCGGGTCGCGTTCGTGGTGGTGTTGGGAGACGAGATCATCGCCGTCGGCCGGTACGAGCGGCTCACCGGCGAGGGCGACGGCAAATCCGCGGAGGTGGCATTCGTGGTCGCCGACGCGCACCAGGGCCGCGGACTCGGGCCGATCCTGCTCGAGCACCTGGCCGCGGCGGCCGCGGAGAGCGGCCTGACGATGTTCGTCGCCGAGGTCCTCGCGGAGAACCGGAACATGGTGACCGTCTTCCGTGAGGCCGGATATCAGGTGAGCCGCAGCTTCGAGGGCGGCGTGCTCAGGCTCGAGTTCGCGATCGACCCCACCGAAGCGATGGTGTCCGTGCGCAATTCCCGCGAGCGGGCCGCCGAGGCGCGGAGCATGCGCAACGTGCTCAGTCCGCGTTCGGTCGCGGTGATCGGCGCGTCCACCGACCGGGCGAAGGTCGGCAACGCCGTCCTGACCAACCTGCTGCGGGCGGGATTCACCGGTCCGGTGTACCCGGTCAACGCCGAGCACCGTTCGGTCCACGGTGTGCGGGCGTACCCGACGGTCCGCGACATCCCCGACGAGGTGGACCTCGCGGTCGTCGCCGTCCCCGCCGAATCGATCAACGCCGTCCTCGACGACTGCCTGGACAAGGGGGTCAAGGCCCTCGTCGTCGTGTCCTCCGGATTCAGTGAAACCGGAATGGACGGACGGCAGTCCGAGCGCCGCCTCGTCCACGCCGCCCGCGCGCACGGGATGCGGCTGATCGGTCCCAACGCGCTCGGCGTGGCCAACAACGACCGCGACGTGTCGTTGAACGCCACGCTCGCGCCGGTGCTGCCCAGCCCCGGCAATGTCGGATTCTTCTGTCAGTCCGGCGCACTCGGCATCGCGATCCTCGACGAGGCCGCGCGGAGCCGAATCGGGTTGTCCGCGTTCGTCTCGGCGGGCAACCGTGCCGACGTCTCCGGCAACGACCTGCTGCAGTACTGGGATTCGGACCCGGCGACCGAGGTCGTGCTGCTGTATCTGGAGAGCTTCGGCAACCCCCGCAAGTTCTCGCGCATCGCGCGGAGGGTGGCGAGGAACAAGCCGATCGTCGCGGTCAAGAGCGGGCGGCACGCCGTCCCGCCGGCGCTGGCGGCCAGCGGCGGCGAGATGGACGATTCGATCGTGCGCGCCCTCTTCGAGCAGGCCGGAGTGGTGCAGGTCGGGTCGATCTCGCAGCTGTTCGACTGTGCGCTGCTGTTCGGGTACCAGCCGCTGCCCGCAGGCCCCCGGCTCGCCGTGGTCGGGAACTCCACCGCGCTCGGCGTCCTCGCCGCCGACGCCGCCCGCAGCGAGGGTCTGCAGGTCGGCGACCCCGTCGACCTGGGCCCGCAGGCCGGTCCCGAGGAATTCGCGTCGGCCGTGCGGACGGCACTCGCGTCCTTCGACGTCGATTCGGTGATCGCCGTGTTCGTCCCCCCGGTCGCCGTACCCGCCGAACCCTATGCCCAGGCGCTGCGGGAAGCGGTGCGGGACGCCGACAAACCGGTGCTCACGACGTTCCTCGCGGCGGAGGGCGTGCCCGACGTCCTGGCGGTCCGAGGCGAGGACGGGCATCCGACACGCGGTTCGGTGCCCTCCTATCCGGGTCCGGAACGCGCGGCGCTGGCGCTGGCCAGGGCCTGGCGGTATTCGGCCTGGAAGAGTAAGCCGTCCTCGAAAGTGGTGCGTCCCAACGGGATCGACCCGGAGCGGGCGAAAGCGATGGTCGACGGCTGGCTGTCGACGTCGTCCGGGCGGTGGCTGTCGGACTTCGAGGCGTCGCAGCTTCTCGCGTGCTACGGCGTGGACGTCGTGGAGTTCCGGTCCGCCACCACCGAGGAGGAGGCCGTGCAGGCCGCGGAGGAACTGGGGTATCCGGTCGCGGTGAAGGCGACGGGGGAGCAGTGGCGGCACCGGCCCGACCTCGGCGGCGTCCGCCTCGACCTGGTCGGACCGGACTCGGTCCGCTGGGCCTACCGCGACCTCGCCGCCGCATCCGGCGAACCCCTGCTCCACGTGCAGCGGATGGCCACCAAGGGGATCGGCTGCGTCGTCGGCGTGCAGGACGACCCGTCGTTCGGTTCGCTCATCTCGTTCGGGCTCGCCGGCGTGATCTCCGATCTGCTCGGTGACCGCGCCTACCGGGTGCTGCCCCTCACCGAGGACGCCGCGGCGGAGCTGATCGACGCACCGAAGGCCGCGCCGCTGCTGTCCGGCTACCGCAGCGCCGTGCCGGTGAACAAATCGGCCCTCGTCGACCTCGTACAGCGGATCTCCGCCCTCGCCGACGACCTGCCGGAGGTGCGGGAACTGGCCTGCGAACCGGTGCTCGCGTCCGCCGAGGGTGCGCTGGTCACCGATTCGCGCGTGCGGATCGGTCCGGAGCCCAGCGTCGCCGACCTCGGTCCCCGCCGGCTGCGCTGA
- a CDS encoding acetoin utilization protein AcuC, which yields MTASFSSGEDSAALVSHRAVVWSPDYLSYRWSADHPMNPTRLELTMSLARSLGTLEGVELLRPAAASDADLLRIHTPAYVEAVKQAGHSTTSGVLGAEAPHGLGTEDNPVFPQMHEASAILAGGSLAAAQEIAAGRTRRAVSIGGGMHHAMPDWASGFCVYNDVAIAVSWLLDNGFDRIAYIDVDAHHGDGVQHAFAHDPRVLTISLHQHPATLWPNTGWSSEVGEGSGEGTAINLPVLPGTVDALWLRGFHAVVPGALAAFRPQIVISQCGVDSHREDPLADLALTVDGQRAAFLAMRDLADRYAEGRWLAVGGGGYGLVRVVPRAWTHLIAAALDREIDTARAVPEAWQERAHALAPSVDLPETMGDGGEVDYLPWDGPGGTPETGIPSVDRALTRIDSAVIATRRACFPLLGLDPEDPRD from the coding sequence ATGACCGCGTCGTTCAGTTCCGGGGAGGATTCGGCTGCACTGGTATCGCACCGTGCAGTCGTGTGGAGTCCGGACTATCTCAGTTACCGGTGGAGTGCGGACCACCCGATGAATCCCACGCGGCTCGAGCTGACCATGTCGCTCGCGCGCAGTCTCGGCACCCTGGAGGGGGTGGAACTGTTGCGGCCCGCCGCCGCCTCGGACGCAGATCTGTTGCGGATTCACACTCCCGCGTATGTCGAAGCGGTCAAACAGGCCGGTCACTCCACGACGTCGGGTGTGCTCGGCGCGGAGGCACCGCACGGGCTCGGCACCGAGGACAATCCCGTCTTCCCCCAGATGCACGAGGCGAGCGCGATCCTCGCGGGCGGTTCCCTCGCCGCGGCGCAGGAGATCGCCGCTGGCCGCACCCGCCGCGCCGTCAGCATCGGCGGCGGCATGCACCACGCCATGCCCGACTGGGCCTCCGGCTTCTGTGTGTACAACGATGTCGCCATTGCCGTCTCCTGGCTGCTGGACAACGGTTTCGACCGGATCGCCTACATCGACGTCGACGCGCACCACGGTGACGGTGTCCAGCACGCGTTCGCGCACGACCCGCGGGTCCTGACGATCTCGCTGCACCAGCACCCGGCGACCCTCTGGCCCAACACCGGGTGGTCGAGCGAAGTGGGCGAGGGGTCGGGAGAGGGCACGGCGATCAACCTCCCGGTGCTGCCCGGCACCGTCGATGCGTTGTGGCTGCGCGGTTTCCACGCCGTCGTACCCGGTGCCCTCGCCGCGTTCCGGCCGCAGATCGTGATCAGCCAGTGCGGTGTCGACAGTCACCGGGAGGATCCGCTGGCCGACCTCGCGCTGACGGTGGACGGCCAGCGGGCCGCGTTCCTCGCGATGCGCGACCTCGCCGACCGCTACGCCGAGGGGCGCTGGCTCGCCGTCGGCGGCGGCGGCTACGGCCTCGTCCGGGTCGTCCCGCGTGCGTGGACCCACCTGATCGCCGCAGCGCTCGACCGCGAGATCGACACGGCCCGTGCCGTACCCGAGGCCTGGCAGGAGCGGGCGCACGCGCTGGCACCCAGCGTCGACCTGCCGGAGACGATGGGCGACGGCGGGGAGGTCGACTACCTGCCCTGGGACGGTCCCGGTGGCACACCGGAAACCGGGATCCCGTCGGTCGACCGCGCGCTGACACGGATCGACTCCGCCGTCATCGCCACCCGCCGCGCCTGCTTCCCCCTACTCGGACTCGACCCGGAGGACCCCCGTGACTGA
- a CDS encoding DUF3099 domain-containing protein, with translation MARSAGFGGSHDAGSPSNPVLITEAARSIEDQHRARVRKYLLIMSFRFPALIFAAVAYGIWENPWISMAIIGVSIPLPWIAVLIANDRPPRTKDEPSRYDHRESPSTALPAPPHHTIEG, from the coding sequence ATGGCACGAAGTGCAGGGTTCGGTGGGTCCCACGACGCCGGCTCACCGAGTAATCCGGTTCTCATCACCGAGGCAGCGCGATCCATCGAGGATCAGCACCGTGCCCGTGTCCGCAAGTACCTGCTCATCATGTCGTTCCGGTTCCCGGCGCTGATCTTCGCCGCGGTGGCGTACGGCATCTGGGAGAACCCGTGGATCTCGATGGCCATCATCGGCGTGTCGATCCCGCTGCCGTGGATCGCGGTCCTCATCGCGAACGACCGGCCGCCGCGCACCAAGGACGAGCCCAGCCGGTACGACCACCGCGAGTCGCCGTCCACCGCCCTGCCCGCACCGCCGCACCATACGATCGAGGGCTGA
- a CDS encoding DUF4192 domain-containing protein, giving the protein MTTPAFPHGSGFSDDPGGEPPPQQYSVTLSAPGDLLASVPALLGFRPARSIVAVCLNGKRNPSVGAVMRHDLVLGGAGDPTPTMYAALGQFATVCERDRAGGVILVLVDDRFTGPSALCLDELSAIVEEFEELLDFTPTDLLDVFVTAEIASGGAWFSLFGGNYGVQSDPASSRVALARVLEGKPIRASREEMEATIEVGPVLERMQIAALIERGRPSSLLRRELAERSSMPDRCHRLELELVLTHVARVSSGERLLAPEYAELALALDNVTVRDSVLALAVGPYAEDAEQLWILLARNLPDPERANPAALLGYSAYLRGDGPFAGIALAAALDAEPGHVLATLLDGALHSGMRPAEVRGLAGVGYERASAVGVALPPPLAG; this is encoded by the coding sequence ATGACGACACCCGCATTCCCGCACGGTTCCGGCTTCTCCGACGATCCCGGCGGGGAACCGCCCCCGCAGCAGTACTCGGTCACGCTGTCCGCTCCGGGCGACCTCCTCGCCTCCGTTCCCGCACTGCTCGGATTCCGGCCTGCCCGGTCGATCGTGGCGGTGTGCCTGAACGGGAAGCGCAACCCGTCGGTCGGCGCCGTCATGAGACACGACCTGGTCCTCGGAGGTGCCGGAGATCCGACCCCGACGATGTACGCGGCGCTGGGCCAGTTCGCCACCGTGTGCGAGCGCGACCGCGCCGGCGGCGTCATCCTGGTTCTCGTCGACGACCGCTTCACCGGCCCGTCCGCGCTCTGCCTCGACGAATTGTCCGCGATCGTCGAAGAATTCGAGGAGCTCCTCGACTTCACTCCGACCGACCTTCTCGACGTCTTCGTCACGGCGGAGATCGCCTCGGGCGGCGCATGGTTCAGCCTCTTCGGGGGCAATTACGGCGTCCAGTCCGATCCGGCGTCGTCCCGCGTCGCGCTCGCGCGGGTCCTCGAGGGCAAGCCCATCCGCGCCTCGCGCGAGGAGATGGAGGCCACGATCGAGGTGGGGCCGGTGCTCGAACGGATGCAGATCGCCGCTCTCATCGAACGTGGCCGCCCGTCGTCGCTTCTGCGAAGGGAATTGGCCGAGCGGTCGTCCATGCCGGATCGCTGCCACCGGCTCGAGCTCGAACTGGTGCTGACACACGTGGCGCGGGTGTCGTCCGGTGAGAGGCTCCTCGCGCCGGAGTACGCGGAACTCGCGCTCGCGCTGGACAATGTGACCGTCCGGGACAGCGTGCTCGCGCTCGCTGTCGGTCCGTACGCGGAGGATGCCGAGCAATTGTGGATCCTTCTGGCCCGCAACCTACCCGACCCGGAACGCGCGAACCCGGCGGCGCTGCTCGGCTACAGCGCCTACCTGCGGGGGGACGGGCCGTTCGCCGGCATCGCGCTGGCCGCCGCACTGGACGCGGAGCCGGGGCACGTGCTGGCCACCCTGCTGGACGGCGCACTGCACAGCGGAATGCGGCCGGCGGAGGTGCGGGGACTGGCCGGCGTCGGTTACGAACGCGCGAGCGCGGTCGGTGTCGCGCTGCCCCCGCCCCTCGCCGGCTGA
- a CDS encoding metal-dependent transcriptional regulator: MKDLVDTTEMYLRTIYDLEEEGVVPLRARIAERLEQSGPTVSQTVARMERDGLLLVAGDRHLELTEKGRELAVSVMRKHRLAERLLVDVIGLRWEEVHAEACRWEHVMSEEVERRLVEVLNNPTTSPYGNPIPGLALLGLDRPVDPPETLIRLTDVPPGKPTAVVVRRLAEHVQSDPDVIGQLREAGVVPDARVTVETKPGSVTITVPGHSGFDLSEEMAHAVQVKQVQG, encoded by the coding sequence GTGAAGGATCTGGTCGACACCACGGAGATGTACCTCCGGACGATCTACGACTTGGAAGAAGAGGGCGTCGTCCCACTTCGAGCACGTATTGCCGAACGACTCGAGCAGAGCGGTCCGACGGTCAGCCAGACCGTCGCCCGGATGGAACGCGACGGGCTTCTCCTGGTCGCCGGTGACCGCCACCTGGAATTGACGGAGAAGGGCCGCGAACTCGCGGTCTCCGTGATGCGGAAGCACCGCCTGGCCGAACGACTCCTCGTGGACGTCATCGGTCTCCGGTGGGAAGAGGTTCACGCGGAGGCGTGCCGGTGGGAGCACGTCATGAGCGAGGAAGTGGAGCGGCGCCTGGTGGAGGTGCTCAACAATCCCACCACCTCGCCGTACGGCAACCCGATTCCGGGACTCGCACTGCTCGGGCTGGACCGCCCGGTCGACCCACCGGAGACGCTCATCCGCCTCACGGACGTGCCGCCGGGCAAACCGACCGCGGTCGTCGTCCGCCGTCTCGCCGAGCACGTCCAGTCGGATCCGGACGTCATCGGACAGTTGCGTGAGGCGGGCGTCGTTCCGGACGCACGCGTCACCGTCGAGACGAAGCCCGGGTCGGTCACGATCACGGTGCCCGGCCACAGCGGGTTCGATCTGTCCGAGGAGATGGCGCACGCCGTCCAGGTGAAGCAGGTTCAGGGATAG
- a CDS encoding DUF7059 domain-containing protein → MNRDELLSICPSLRAALLRNRYDTDTLLDALGPEVHAALSRNEPVPVRRASASCGELGTLIRLFLLTDDCPAGEVAGALSPLAVDDAVAAGLLESDGDVVRAALDLRPLDIGGGNRWVLSDLDGSLRPRETPVDHVIGVGHASLSLLRATPTAPVGTLLDIGTGCGIQALHGASYAHSITATDLNVRAVDLAAVTAALNEQEVELLAGSWFEPVEGRTFDQIVANPPFVVSRATVGHTYRDSGLDLDGASELMISRVAGYLAPGGTAALLASWIHVEGEDWRARVASWLPAHGIDAWVVQRDVADPALYVGTWMRDGGLDTRDPATATIAEDWLDHLASANVAGVGFGFVYLRRTDAPTDLMAEDLTHGFTDPLGAEALAYFERVAWLRDHDVLTARFRVEESTALERVFLPGDEGWTQAVARLHRGNGPAWQHEVDDLVASLVAGMRGHDGLVLGELIELLAAAHAVDAEDLAQSAVPLVHALVRHGLVLPT, encoded by the coding sequence GTGAACCGTGACGAACTGCTGTCGATCTGCCCGTCTCTGCGTGCGGCCCTCCTCCGCAATCGGTACGACACGGACACCCTGCTCGACGCGCTGGGCCCCGAGGTCCATGCGGCGTTGAGCCGCAACGAACCGGTCCCGGTGCGCCGGGCGAGCGCGTCCTGCGGCGAACTCGGCACCCTGATCCGCCTGTTCCTCCTCACCGACGACTGTCCCGCAGGCGAGGTCGCCGGAGCGTTGTCCCCGCTCGCTGTCGACGACGCCGTCGCCGCAGGCCTGCTCGAATCCGACGGCGACGTCGTCCGGGCCGCCCTCGACCTGCGGCCGCTGGACATCGGCGGGGGCAACCGGTGGGTGCTCTCCGACCTCGACGGTTCCCTCCGCCCCCGCGAGACCCCCGTCGACCACGTCATCGGCGTCGGCCACGCGTCGCTGTCACTGCTGCGGGCCACCCCGACCGCACCGGTCGGGACGTTGCTCGACATCGGGACCGGGTGCGGTATCCAGGCCCTGCACGGCGCCTCCTACGCCCACTCGATCACGGCGACGGACCTGAACGTGCGGGCGGTGGACCTGGCGGCCGTCACGGCGGCACTGAACGAACAGGAGGTGGAACTGCTCGCCGGGTCGTGGTTCGAGCCGGTCGAGGGCCGCACGTTCGATCAGATCGTGGCCAATCCGCCGTTCGTCGTGAGCCGCGCCACGGTGGGCCACACCTACCGCGACTCCGGCCTCGACCTCGACGGCGCGAGTGAACTGATGATCTCCCGCGTGGCCGGCTACCTCGCGCCCGGCGGCACGGCGGCGCTGCTGGCGTCGTGGATCCACGTCGAGGGCGAGGACTGGCGCGCCCGGGTCGCGTCCTGGTTGCCCGCCCACGGGATCGACGCCTGGGTGGTGCAGCGGGACGTCGCGGACCCGGCCCTCTACGTCGGCACCTGGATGCGGGACGGCGGCCTCGACACCCGCGACCCGGCCACCGCGACGATCGCCGAGGACTGGCTGGATCACCTCGCGAGCGCGAACGTGGCGGGGGTCGGTTTCGGGTTCGTCTACCTGCGCCGGACCGACGCACCCACCGATCTGATGGCGGAAGACCTCACCCACGGCTTCACCGATCCGCTCGGCGCGGAGGCCCTCGCGTACTTCGAGCGGGTGGCGTGGCTGCGCGACCACGACGTGCTCACCGCCCGATTCCGTGTCGAGGAGAGCACCGCCCTCGAGCGAGTGTTCCTGCCCGGCGACGAGGGATGGACGCAGGCGGTCGCGCGGTTGCACCGCGGCAACGGCCCGGCGTGGCAGCACGAGGTCGACGACCTCGTCGCCTCTCTCGTCGCGGGCATGCGCGGCCACGACGGCCTCGTGCTGGGCGAACTGATCGAACTTCTCGCTGCCGCCCACGCCGTCGACGCCGAGGACCTCGCCCAGTCGGCCGTCCCCCTCGTACACGCCCTCGTCCGGCACGGACTGGTGCTCCCCACGTAG